A genomic segment from Pediococcus acidilactici encodes:
- the ychF gene encoding redox-regulated ATPase YchF, with protein MSLTAGIVGLPNVGKSTLFNAITKAGAEMANYPFATIDPNVGMVEVPDARLARIQEIIPAKKIVHTTFEFTDIAGIVKGASKGEGLGNKFLENIRQVDAIVHVVRAFDDDNITTVSGKVDPIEDIETINMELSLADLESVEKRLAKVQRAAKGRDKDALAELAVLEKLHPVLEAGKPARAVEFDEAEMPIVKGLFLLTTKPVLYVANIAEDDMADPESSKYFKEIKDYVAEVDPDAQVLGISAETEQEIAELEDDEKAEFLEAEGIEEPGLNRLIQASYNLLGLQTFFTAGGKETRAWTFKKGMTAPQTAGIIHSDFERGFIRAETVSFDDLDKYGSMQAVREAGRLRLEGKDYHVQDGDIIEFRFNV; from the coding sequence ATGTCATTAACAGCTGGTATTGTGGGCTTGCCTAACGTTGGTAAGTCAACCTTATTTAACGCAATTACAAAGGCGGGCGCCGAAATGGCGAACTATCCGTTTGCGACGATTGATCCTAACGTGGGAATGGTAGAGGTTCCCGATGCACGGTTAGCGCGGATCCAAGAAATTATTCCGGCAAAGAAAATTGTGCACACGACCTTTGAATTTACCGATATTGCGGGGATTGTTAAGGGAGCAAGTAAGGGTGAGGGGCTCGGAAATAAGTTCCTAGAAAACATTCGACAAGTGGACGCGATTGTTCACGTAGTGCGCGCTTTTGATGATGACAACATCACCACGGTGTCTGGTAAAGTCGACCCTATCGAAGATATTGAAACCATTAATATGGAATTAAGCTTGGCAGATTTAGAAAGCGTTGAAAAGCGACTAGCTAAGGTACAACGGGCAGCTAAGGGTCGTGACAAGGACGCTTTGGCTGAATTGGCAGTGCTGGAAAAATTGCACCCGGTTCTTGAAGCCGGCAAACCAGCTCGGGCAGTGGAATTTGACGAAGCTGAAATGCCAATTGTGAAGGGCTTATTCTTGTTAACTACAAAGCCAGTGCTTTACGTAGCTAACATTGCCGAAGATGACATGGCTGATCCAGAAAGCTCCAAGTACTTTAAGGAAATCAAAGATTACGTTGCCGAAGTGGATCCAGACGCCCAAGTTTTAGGGATTTCTGCCGAAACCGAACAAGAAATTGCGGAACTTGAAGATGACGAAAAAGCTGAATTCCTTGAAGCAGAAGGAATTGAAGAACCTGGATTAAACCGCTTGATCCAAGCTTCTTACAACCTACTAGGCTTGCAAACTTTCTTCACGGCGGGTGGTAAGGAAACTCGCGCCTGGACGTTCAAGAAGGGCATGACGGCACCGCAAACGGCGGGAATTATTCATTCGGACTTTGAACGCGGCTTTATCCGTGCGGAAACCGTTTCGTTTGACGACTTGGATAAGTATGGCAGCATGCAAGCGGTTCGAGAAGCGGGACGCTTGCGTCTAGAAGGTAAGGATTACCATGTCCAAGATGGTGACATTATCGAATTCCGCTTCAACGTATAA
- a CDS encoding NupC/NupG family nucleoside CNT transporter: MYLAVNVIGIIVFLGVAVLFSKDRKHIDWKSVGIMVVINIVLAWFLVNSTVGINAVKAAADGFKGLVDISYKGISFALADWVDVKQMNFVTSALLPILMIVPLFDILTYIGVLPWIIKWVGKGLSFITRQPKFESFFAVEMMFLGNTEALAVSGLQLRQMKSARLVTIAMMSMSCVTASILGSYLLMMPGQYIIAAVPINIINAIIVTTVLNPVSVTEEEDTIAKIGSSADTGATTETIESGSEEVAEETVTKKPAREPFFSFLGDSILGAGRLILIITANVIAFVALAALIDALLGKINPALSLENILGVIMFPFAWLLGFDPSHAFQMAQYMGTKLVTNEFVVMGKVSPILKHFTPHFLATLTVFLTSFANFSTTGMIIGAFKGLVDREKNDVISKNVGYMLLSGILVSLLSAGFIGVFVW, encoded by the coding sequence ATGTATTTAGCAGTAAATGTGATTGGAATAATCGTATTTTTGGGCGTTGCCGTCCTATTTTCTAAAGACCGCAAGCATATTGATTGGAAATCAGTCGGTATCATGGTGGTAATTAACATTGTGTTAGCTTGGTTCTTAGTTAACTCTACCGTTGGGATTAACGCAGTTAAGGCTGCTGCGGATGGATTTAAAGGTTTAGTTGATATTTCGTATAAAGGAATTTCCTTTGCACTTGCTGATTGGGTCGACGTAAAGCAAATGAACTTTGTAACGAGTGCGTTGCTACCAATCTTGATGATTGTGCCATTATTTGATATTTTGACCTACATCGGCGTTCTCCCTTGGATTATTAAGTGGGTTGGTAAAGGGTTGTCCTTCATTACTCGCCAACCGAAGTTTGAATCATTCTTTGCCGTAGAAATGATGTTCTTAGGTAATACGGAAGCTTTAGCGGTTTCTGGTTTACAATTGCGGCAAATGAAGTCAGCGCGGTTAGTTACGATCGCGATGATGTCCATGAGCTGTGTTACAGCTTCAATTTTAGGTTCGTACTTATTAATGATGCCTGGTCAATACATAATTGCCGCAGTGCCAATTAACATTATCAACGCAATTATCGTCACCACGGTGCTCAATCCAGTTTCAGTAACGGAAGAAGAAGATACCATTGCTAAGATCGGTAGCAGTGCCGACACTGGAGCAACAACTGAAACCATCGAATCAGGTTCAGAAGAAGTTGCTGAAGAAACCGTTACTAAGAAGCCTGCACGGGAACCATTCTTCTCGTTCTTGGGCGATTCGATCTTAGGCGCGGGTCGTTTGATCTTAATCATTACGGCTAACGTAATTGCCTTCGTTGCTTTGGCAGCGTTGATTGATGCTTTATTAGGCAAGATTAACCCAGCACTTTCACTAGAAAACATTCTCGGGGTAATTATGTTCCCATTTGCTTGGCTACTTGGTTTCGATCCGAGTCACGCTTTCCAAATGGCTCAATACATGGGTACTAAGTTAGTTACTAACGAATTCGTGGTTATGGGTAAGGTTTCACCAATTTTGAAACACTTCACACCACACTTCTTAGCAACCCTCACCGTTTTCTTAACATCGTTTGCAAACTTCTCAACTACCGGAATGATTATCGGAGCGTTCAAGGGCTTAGTTGACCGGGAAAAGAACGATGTGATTTCTAAAAACGTTGGTTACATGTTGCTTTCTGGAATTTTAGTTTCCTTACTATCTGCCGGATTCATTGGCGTATTCGTTTGGTAA
- a CDS encoding DUF951 domain-containing protein: MEYDLHNVVQMKKNHACGTNRWEIIRLGMDIKMKCLGCRHIVMLKRREFEQKLKKVVAERPNEDEL, translated from the coding sequence ATGGAATACGATTTGCATAACGTTGTTCAAATGAAGAAGAACCATGCTTGCGGAACTAACCGGTGGGAAATTATCCGTTTAGGGATGGATATAAAAATGAAGTGTTTAGGTTGTCGGCACATTGTGATGCTTAAACGGCGGGAATTTGAACAAAAACTGAAAAAGGTGGTTGCTGAAAGACCCAATGAAGACGAGCTTTAA
- a CDS encoding GNAT family N-acetyltransferase: MQPTIRPVSAFTPQHYDLLLLADPSFKSIASYLSSSTAFEMVSTNRPIGIIVVHSLANQVAEIMNLAVSPAFQGRHYGSQLLEFAIDHASKAGYHKLQIKTGSTSFAQLYLYQKWGFRCTKVLRDHFVDPAYYPEPIYENHLHLRDAIVLERPLPRR, encoded by the coding sequence ATGCAACCAACCATCCGTCCGGTAAGCGCGTTTACCCCGCAGCACTACGATCTATTGCTTTTGGCCGACCCCTCTTTCAAAAGCATCGCCAGTTACTTATCTAGCAGTACTGCTTTTGAAATGGTGTCTACAAACCGGCCCATCGGAATCATTGTCGTCCATTCTCTTGCTAACCAAGTTGCTGAAATTATGAACCTAGCCGTTTCCCCGGCGTTTCAAGGACGACATTATGGTAGTCAGTTGCTCGAGTTTGCCATCGACCACGCTTCTAAAGCGGGCTACCACAAACTTCAAATCAAGACTGGGTCAACTAGTTTTGCGCAACTATATCTCTACCAAAAATGGGGCTTTCGCTGCACAAAGGTTTTACGCGACCATTTTGTTGACCCCGCTTATTACCCCGAACCGATTTATGAAAACCACCTGCACCTGCGTGATGCAATTGTTTTAGAACGTCCCCTGCCAAGACGCTAA
- the rihC gene encoding ribonucleoside hydrolase RihC, which yields MTTKIIMDTDPGIDDAAAISVAINNPEIELELITTVAGNVTVDKTTKNALKLVKFFNAGVPVASGAEQPLLKPFEDAARVHGESGMPGYDFGEEPAEVPANNAVEVLYQTIMANDEPITLVPTGSYTNIALLLKEHPDVKGKIKKIVAMGGAIGMGNMTSAAEFNVFTDPHAAEIVYQSGIPVVMVGLDVTMKALLTPETIATIKTLGKPGEMLGAIFTHYYEGNEGGIPMHDVNTLAYTLNPEMYQTEAYWVDVVTEGPAIGETVADIRGAYHDGKTNAEVCVDIDAAAFNEWFIAEVKKMRA from the coding sequence ATGACAACAAAAATTATTATGGATACTGATCCAGGAATTGATGACGCAGCCGCAATTTCGGTTGCCATCAACAATCCCGAAATTGAATTAGAATTAATCACAACGGTTGCGGGAAACGTGACGGTTGATAAAACTACTAAAAATGCTTTGAAACTAGTTAAGTTCTTTAATGCAGGCGTACCGGTAGCTAGCGGTGCTGAACAACCGCTTTTAAAGCCGTTTGAGGACGCTGCCCGGGTGCACGGTGAATCCGGAATGCCAGGATACGATTTTGGTGAGGAACCTGCAGAAGTGCCAGCCAATAACGCCGTAGAGGTTCTTTACCAAACCATCATGGCTAACGATGAACCAATCACTTTGGTTCCTACGGGTTCTTACACGAACATTGCCTTGTTATTGAAGGAACATCCCGATGTTAAGGGAAAAATCAAGAAAATCGTCGCAATGGGTGGCGCAATTGGAATGGGAAACATGACCAGCGCGGCTGAATTTAACGTCTTTACGGATCCACACGCGGCTGAAATTGTCTACCAAAGTGGAATTCCGGTAGTGATGGTCGGTTTAGACGTTACCATGAAGGCATTGCTTACGCCAGAAACCATCGCCACAATTAAGACCTTGGGTAAGCCAGGTGAAATGCTGGGGGCAATTTTCACCCACTATTATGAAGGCAACGAAGGTGGGATCCCGATGCATGACGTAAACACGTTAGCGTACACCTTGAATCCGGAGATGTACCAAACCGAAGCCTACTGGGTTGACGTGGTTACCGAAGGACCAGCAATCGGGGAAACGGTTGCCGATATTCGTGGCGCATATCACGACGGTAAGACTAACGCAGAGGTGTGTGTAGACATTGATGCCGCTGCCTTTAACGAGTGGTTTATTGCGGAAGTCAAAAAAATGCGCGCCTAA
- a CDS encoding ParB/RepB/Spo0J family partition protein encodes MNEKQLEAQLNVPENASYQMIAVDKIRPNPFQPRRIFDRKKLVELANSIKESGIFQPLVLRQPISAVERYEIIAGERRYRASIIAGLTEVPAIIRDFSDETTREAAIVENLQREDLSPLEEAEAYQAMIKELGLTQAQVSERLGKSRPYIANYLRLLGLPTAVKELLQAGEISMGQARTLLGVKQERQIEKLAQRTVQEGLTVRQLEKIVNQINATKTPKATAKVVQQHKSPFIREVENQLAERLGTKALVVARSKQKGKIEINYESMSDLNRILELLHISLD; translated from the coding sequence ATGAATGAGAAACAATTAGAAGCACAGCTGAACGTTCCAGAAAATGCTAGTTACCAAATGATTGCAGTAGATAAAATTCGGCCGAATCCGTTTCAGCCACGGCGAATTTTCGACAGGAAAAAGTTGGTGGAACTGGCGAATTCGATTAAGGAATCGGGAATTTTCCAGCCGTTAGTTTTGCGCCAACCAATTTCGGCCGTGGAACGGTATGAAATTATTGCCGGCGAACGACGGTACCGGGCTAGTATTATTGCCGGGTTAACGGAGGTTCCGGCAATTATCCGGGATTTTTCGGACGAGACTACTCGAGAAGCCGCGATCGTTGAAAACTTGCAGCGTGAGGACCTAAGCCCGTTAGAAGAAGCGGAAGCCTATCAAGCAATGATTAAGGAGCTGGGGCTGACCCAAGCGCAAGTTTCCGAGCGGCTAGGAAAAAGTCGACCATACATCGCTAATTATTTGCGACTGCTCGGGTTACCGACCGCGGTCAAAGAGCTTTTACAAGCTGGCGAAATTTCCATGGGGCAAGCTCGAACGTTATTAGGGGTTAAACAAGAACGCCAGATAGAAAAGCTTGCCCAGCGGACGGTCCAAGAAGGATTAACGGTGCGGCAACTGGAAAAAATCGTCAACCAGATTAACGCGACAAAAACACCCAAGGCAACCGCAAAAGTGGTGCAACAACATAAATCCCCGTTCATTAGGGAAGTTGAAAACCAACTAGCAGAGCGGCTAGGCACTAAAGCCCTAGTGGTGGCCCGGTCAAAACAGAAGGGTAAAATTGAAATTAATTACGAATCGATGAGCGATTTAAACCGCATTTTAGAACTGCTACATATTTCACTAGATTAG
- the rsmG gene encoding 16S rRNA (guanine(527)-N(7))-methyltransferase RsmG, with amino-acid sequence MNPEEFRQALAKRGWQISDHQMGQFDTYYKRLVETNEHVNLTAITDEKEVYLKHFYDSVTPLLEAPQFFTSGTALCDVGAGAGFPSLPMKILLPSLKVTIVDSLNKRIKFLQGLVDELGLSDVELVHDRAETFGAKKSPYRASFALVTARAVARLSVLSELCLPLVKQGGHFIALKAAHTEQELANGRQAIAVLGGKLLEDQQFTLPITGDERHLVVIEKKKETPNKYPRKPGTPSKDPIGEK; translated from the coding sequence ATGAATCCAGAAGAATTTCGTCAAGCACTTGCCAAACGGGGGTGGCAAATTAGCGACCACCAGATGGGGCAATTTGATACTTATTATAAACGATTGGTGGAGACAAACGAACACGTTAATCTAACCGCAATTACGGATGAAAAGGAAGTTTACCTTAAGCATTTTTATGACTCGGTAACCCCCTTGTTAGAAGCTCCCCAGTTTTTCACTTCCGGTACCGCACTATGCGACGTTGGTGCCGGAGCGGGATTTCCGTCGTTGCCAATGAAAATATTGTTGCCGAGTTTGAAGGTTACCATCGTGGATTCCTTGAACAAACGCATCAAGTTTTTACAGGGGTTGGTAGACGAGTTAGGCTTAAGTGATGTGGAGTTAGTTCACGACCGGGCCGAAACTTTCGGTGCTAAAAAATCGCCATACCGTGCGAGTTTTGCACTAGTTACCGCCCGGGCAGTGGCGCGCTTGAGCGTGTTAAGTGAGTTGTGTTTGCCACTGGTTAAGCAGGGTGGTCATTTTATTGCGCTGAAAGCGGCCCATACCGAACAAGAGTTGGCAAATGGTCGCCAAGCAATCGCAGTTTTAGGTGGTAAATTATTAGAAGATCAACAATTTACGTTGCCAATAACCGGTGATGAACGGCATTTAGTGGTAATTGAAAAGAAAAAGGAGACCCCGAATAAGTATCCGCGGAAACCGGGAACTCCAAGTAAAGATCCAATTGGCGAGAAATAG
- a CDS encoding DUF1129 domain-containing protein encodes MSEEPRNAGAQQRHSRPEHKQSTELTKRNADFMHRLRKELQASKLSDEQRQAALIDTETQLLEGQKTGTTAKQLFGTPTDRFKAIVEGPKKAKMEAQSNNIWLRAADNGLIFMALFAAMYALMMLIQPKSVQAAPGPAGILAIILTSAVGGLGIAYIYRLFVNRKKRPSLWKQAGITVLAVILWIIFYTAFGALPPAINPMLPLAGYIILAVAAFAGRWYLRRKFHIVGGLL; translated from the coding sequence ATGAGTGAAGAACCACGTAACGCGGGTGCGCAACAACGGCATTCGCGTCCTGAACATAAGCAATCAACGGAATTAACTAAGCGTAACGCCGATTTCATGCACCGCTTGCGTAAGGAATTACAGGCAAGCAAGTTAAGTGACGAACAACGCCAAGCTGCGTTAATCGACACGGAAACCCAATTGTTGGAGGGACAAAAAACGGGAACGACCGCAAAACAGTTGTTTGGAACCCCAACCGACCGTTTTAAAGCAATTGTGGAAGGCCCTAAGAAGGCTAAGATGGAAGCCCAAAGCAATAACATCTGGCTTCGCGCCGCTGATAATGGCCTTATTTTCATGGCCCTTTTTGCGGCAATGTACGCGTTAATGATGTTAATTCAACCAAAATCGGTTCAGGCAGCTCCTGGACCGGCCGGAATTTTGGCAATTATCTTGACTTCAGCAGTTGGTGGATTGGGGATTGCCTACATTTACCGGTTATTTGTTAACCGTAAAAAACGACCTTCCTTGTGGAAACAAGCTGGGATTACCGTATTGGCGGTAATTTTGTGGATTATCTTCTACACGGCCTTTGGAGCATTGCCACCAGCAATTAATCCGATGCTACCGTTGGCTGGCTACATCATATTAGCGGTTGCAGCCTTTGCCGGTCGGTGGTATCTTAGACGAAAGTTTCACATTGTTGGCGGTCTACTATAG